The Arachis hypogaea cultivar Tifrunner chromosome 16, arahy.Tifrunner.gnm2.J5K5, whole genome shotgun sequence genome contains a region encoding:
- the LOC112757318 gene encoding uncharacterized protein: MIKLIASYNDEVARTVLENAPYNAKYTSHQIQKEILHILSNKVRKHICEEIGDSKFCIVVDEARDESKREQMALVLRFVDIHGFIQERFLDLVHVKDTTSLTLKQELCGILSRHGLDVSNIRGQGYDGASNMRGEWNGLQALFLKDCPYAYYIHCFAHRLQLALVAASREVIPVHHKRHDELHAAKTDEIVHLLEIDELETGKGANQIGTLKRAGDTRWSSHFSSVCSLINMYGATLTVLQKIIIDGSTYSQRGDADSAYNTLTSFEFVLILHLMKDMMGITDILCQALQKQSQDIVNAVQLVHSTKTLIQNMRDDRWEELLKNVKSFCEQHDILIPDLTASYVARQGRSRHQKDHITVEHYFRVEIFLVTIDKQLQELNSRFNDQAMDLLSLSSTLMPKDAYKNFDIAKISTLVDSYYPEDFTEQEKINLPFQLQHFILDVRQHPEMKNLSTIHELCRCLAETKKSKVYYLIDRLIRLILTLPVSTATTERSFSAMKIINTRLRNKMEDDFLADSLVIYIEKEIAEKFSSDSIIEDFKSLKTRRIPL, from the exons ATGATAAAACTCATAGCATCTTACAATGATGAAGTTGCAAGAACTGTGTTAGAAAATGCTCCATATAATGCTAAATATACttcacatcaaattcaaaaagaaatCTTGCATATACTCTCAAACAAGGTGAGAAAGCATATTTGTGAAGAAATTGGAGATTCCAAGTTTTGCATTGTAGTAGATGAAGCTCGTGATGAATCCAAAAGAGAACAAATGGCACTTGTTTTGAGATTTGTTGATATACATGGTTTTATTCAAGAGCGTTTTCTTGATCTTGTACATGTCAAAGATactacatcattaactctaaaacAAGAATTGTGCGGCATTCTTTCTCGACATGGTCTTGATGTCTCTAATATTCGTGGTCAAGGATATGATGGCGCCAGCAACATGAGAGGAGAATGGAATGGGTTACAAGCATTATTCTTAAAAGATTGTCCTTATGCTTACTATATCCACTGTTTTGCTCACCGATTACAACTTGCATTAGTTGCTGCATCAAGAGAAGTTATTCCTGTGCATca TAAGCGACATGATGAGTTACATGCTGCCAAGACAGATGAAATTGTCCATTTATTAGAGATTGATGAACTTGAAACTGGTAAAGGGGCAAATCAAATTGGTACTTTGAAACGAGCAGGTGATACTCGATGGAGTTCTCATTTCTCTTCTGTTTGCAGTTTGATAAATATGTATGGTGCAACGTTGACTGTTTTACAAAAGATTATTATTGATGGATCAACTTATTCTCAGCGTGGTGATGCAGATAGTGCTTACAATACCCTGACCTCATTTGAGTTTGTATTGATCTTGCATTTGATGAAAGATATGATGGGAATAACTGATATTCTTTGTCAAGCTTTACAAAAGCAGTCTCAAGACATAGTTAATGCTGTGCAACTAGTTCATTCTACAAAAACACTTATCCAAAACATGAGAGATGACAGATGGGAGGAATTATTAAAAAATGTGAAATCATTTTGTGAGCAACATGATATTCTAATTCCTGATTTAACTGCTTCTTATGTTGCAAGGCAAGGACGCTCGCGTCACCAAAAAGATCATATTACAGTTGAGCATTATTTTAGAGTGGAGATATTTTTAGTCACAATTGATAAGCAATTACAAGAGTTAAATAGCAGATTTAATGATCAAGCAATGGATCTACTAAGTCTGAGCTCTACTCTCATGCCTAAGGATGCTTACAAAAATTTTGACATTGCTAAGATTTCTACTCTTGTTGATAGCTACTATCCCGAAGACTTTACTGAACAAGAGAAGATTAATTTGCCTTTTCAGCTTCAGCATTTTATTCTTGATGTTCGTCAGCATCCAGAAATGAAGAATTTGTCAACTATTCATGAACTGTGTAGATGTTTAGCAGAAACAAAAAAGTCAAAAGTGTATTACTTGATTGATAGATTGATTCGTCTGATATTAACTCTTCCAGTTTCTACAGCTACTACAGAGCGATCATTTTCagcaatgaaaataataaatacaagGTTAAGAAACAAGATGGAGGACGACTTTCTTGCGGATAGTTTGGTTATTTACATTGAGAAAGAAATTGCTGAAAAGTTTAGTTCTGACTCAATTATTGAAGATTTTAAGTCATTAAAAACTCGAAGAATACCgttataa